AATATTATAAGCTAACTGTATAGCCAATatcttttccaaatttttccaATTCAAAACTTCCGTATGCATATTTCTTAACttatgttttacaaaattttctcgaccttattgaatattaaaattaggaaaaaaatttcaaatggtgCATTTTCTCTATGCTTCTATCAAAAGCACTTGTAAACCAAAACTAGCATAAGAAGTTTAAAACTTCAAGCCTAATTTAATGTGTAATAAACTTcattgtattttactttttcaaaattagcagCATATgatgacatatttttattatcataattttatttttcatagaaaaatttgtaaagtattattaaacttttgtttctaACATGGTTACTTTAACAAAAacgtaaaagtttttaatgttaaaaaaaactaaaaaattgcaatcaaGAGGGTGCAATTAGATCACTTTTATCTGTAATCAAACACGTCTTCAAATAGAGCACTTCATACCGCGAAAGAACTTTCATAGTAATGCCCTACTACATAAAACAACATCTTGGACCAGCAAGTGAACTTAAATACATAGTAAGTTCataatctaaaaattcaaaaataaacataaattataacataagaaagaaaaagttttctacTGATGAAATcaagaatgtaaataaaaattagttaagccatattttcaaaacacagtaaataatttttcataggtatggagcaaattattaaaactttcacaaagaagaaaaaaagattaccTTCTTTAAGTTTTTTGCGCTTGCTGTCAAGTTCTCTGTGTCGAATCTGGGCTGCTTTTCTTGCCTTTAAGACTTTATCATAAGCAGCctatttagaataaaagaattaaatgtattaaatatattatatacagggttggcaagtttttgacacatgacggtttttaccggtttataccatggtttttaccgtcatgtcaaaaacccatagttttggtaaaactgtatttttgagtttaactgcttataatttaaaattaattcatttttgggcaataaaattagaaaaaaagttgttaaaagatatttaagaacagattcttgcattgaaacatgattatatcaaaacatactatttgaagtaaaatattaggatactaaacaaaattttcaacatttccaagcatcattttgtttggcatattacattactgaagaatgtcaagtcattcttgacttagagtttattagtagttacaagttttgaaagttttNAAAacacagtaaataatttttcataggtatggagcaaattattaaaactttcacaaagaagaaaaaaagattaccTTCTTTAAGTTTTTTGCGCTTGCTGTCAAGTTCTCTGTGTCGAATCTGGGCTGCTTTTCTTGCCTTTAAGACTTTATCATAAGCAGCctatttagaataaaagaatttaatatattaaatatatatgtatgtgcatatatatatatataatgaatattgCTACACTTTCTTTCCCTTTTATATAACTATCTTAAAGTCAATGTAACAtcttacaataattttgaaaaataaaactttttatctttttgaactTTTGTGTCATTTCATGCTAGACACAGCATTCTATGTAATCAATgacaaatgatatatttaaaaaccaacataaatcaaattatacaaatttcataaattaagttgAATAAAGTATGGCACTATcttgaataacaaaataagtttcttttcataaaatatccaTTATGCTTAAGCCTTACCtatgaaaaaatagatattgaCTGATGTTGAATTTGAAGAAGAGCCTCAGAGCTCATAAAAATCTTGATAGGCTAAATTAAGCCTTACCTATTGAAATACAGAGCTATAAGCAAAAGCAGAGAGCTCATAGAACTTTACTATACTCAATATCCATTATTCTAAACaacagtaatattaatttgaaacgaatatttttaataagacttttttttttcctttgaagcatacctattttttttttttaaatacacttttaatactttatttaatatggCAACAAACATCAAACACTTCTTAATGTtacattagattaaaattattttttttaagaattgatcagataaagataaattcaacaaactttttttaagtcaaataaCTGGTTGACTGTATTTTAGTATAGaacataagaattttagaatctaattcatcataaaaataaaaaaaatcgaacattGTTAGGATAAATTAGCTAGTCTAGTTCTACTATCAAACATCATTAGATGCATTTATgctatcaaatattaaattccttaaataaataaaaggattgaaaattttcttgaatgaatgaatgagtaaaatgaaacataaacaggaaaataaattattcttaccCTTGCAGACTTGTCTGTAAGTACTTGTAATGCCTTAGAGAGTTGTTGAAAAAGTTcagctacaaaaataaataataaaattactttttgacaaCAATTGGTGAATGAGTCAAAGTGaaaaccctgaaaattttaagtgcagaaaaatcgatattaagattttattttatttaccatataatgcatatttcatatttaatcatATCATGTTTCgtatttaacacaatttttttgaataaaatttctaccTACAAATGAAGAATATCACACctttatagtaattaatttaagaaaaaacttagttCTCACAATCTCAATGTTGGATTTTCGAGATCCTGTGAATATGAATagtgatattggattttaaaaacatgtgaaTACAAACCACAATATTGCTCTTTGAAAACATGTGAATACAAATtacgacattggattttaaattcaCGTGAATACAAAtagcaaaattgattttaaaaatgcataaatacaaaacacaaCAGCGTATTTTTAAACCAGGTGAATACAAATTGCGATGAACAATTCTTTAATCATGTGAATACGAATCACAatgtgtaacttttaaatcaggtaaacaCGAAAATCAATTCTTTGTATTCAAaccatgtaaataaaaatgcgaTTTTAGCAGATTCCGGTCAGTTCCAAATATTCAAGATGGCGAAAATCAGCGAAACCAGAAGAATCGAATTGGATTTCTGCCCATAGAACcatgatttttattatgcaaCCGTAAGACCGTAATCTCGACCATAAAATCACAATGATAGCAGATAAATTGTAACAGTCGGTGCTGCTgaatcaatacaaaaaattcaCTGTAGTAACAAAATACATACCTGCTTTAGGATTATCAGGATTTTTATCAGGGTGACAGgctaatgctttttttctataagcactttttatctgaaatcaaataaaatgtataagttaACATAAGTctctttacttttattaataaaaaatatctaaaagaaagaattcataaaatgttaaactatagttcattgcaatatatttaaaacacaaatacttcgaaattgcttaaaataggagtaaaaattcttagaaattgCTTAAGTTATGGACAATGTtactaattaaaacaaatttttgggaaaaaatgtgaataaagaTGAGAATGAGAGTCATGTTAACATAATCCACTCAATTGTTGGTCAAagaacaaaagtatttttaaattaatgcccGATTCCCTTTTCtgcaaacattttcaaaagattttatttctctttccaAAGAGGTATTCCATGGGAAGTttcaattgttgtttttttgacAGGTCTCTatgacacattaaaaaaaatccggatgttttactattcaatttattacacgtgaatttcaaattactaatttgattatttacttagattatttttaacgtCAAGATTCCACAGTTTTTTTTCCCGacttttcggcagttattgctagTGCTACCAATTTCCCAGGGTCCTGGTTATTTCACAGTTGATATTAtttctaacaaataaaattttaattgcacatttaaataatcaatttttgatCTGCTCAATATACACTGATATAAATCCATGTAGTGTTTCCATTGCATTTTTGGTagttatatattgatttttacctagtatttaaattttctgatatatttCAGACAATGTGGGAGGTTCCACCCtgcattttagaatttattttttaacgcaaTGATtctactttcttttttacattgctATTGGTTTTcacatagcttttaaaattttatttatttaatacgatattatttattacagcgGAAACAAACCACATATTTGAGTAACTCCTTTTTTAATAGTCCGATTCACAAGATTCCTTCTtgatcttttttcattatttacggcggatttcacaatttttaatttttttttttaagggatgATGATTCACAAAATATCGCTCAtaatcgtaaaataaaaaaatattacattcttcaattaaaaaactacaaatagtcttttctctcttttataaACATAGcacttttgttactttaaattagtaacacaTATATTAGtcatattaaaagtatcttgcagaaagataatAGTGCTAAAGAGTTTTGTTGCAGAAagttcgaaaaaattctgccacagggttaacaaaacaaataagtagattaaaatttattcaaaatattcgtTAGAGGCTCTTACTTAAtgagctctttttttttacgatctctgaaaaaaatctataaccTAATGTTGCAGTCAGAGTGCATTAGAGACAatgatatcaataatttatttttagagttgaaagaTTAGGggggaaaaaatgattttagaaaaaactaggCATCTCAAACAAAGAAACCTCTTCTTATCCTTTcaagctaactaatttttatgatgtaaaattaaatacaaatttaaacactaaacatatattgcttaattatttaaaatagttctataattcattattggtaaatttgtttttacacataattatatccaTTCACTTCAAAATGTCAGTAGGGTTCTTTTTTACTGACGCGAAATTTTGTGCATCAATCGGGTGCTTATAATGCCAACACAAGTGGCGTTTtcgcaccaagaaaatgacactaactgaaacttaaaatggggagatttccgtatcgtgatctgtggcagaataataaCCAAGTCTAGGAAACTTCTGGGCACAGgcccgcgagaaactaaaaaaaagatcaCAGAAAGacccaactcgaaaggtataactcgcaGTCACCCCCGGGCAGAGAGGATATTTCCGTTTCGTGATCTGCCGCGCCAACTACAAttgccaaggtgccaaatagatttcaGACatgctttttaagaaaaaaaatatgtagatgtttgcccgggggtggctacaagttatacctttcgagttagTCCCTTtctatgctgttttttttaagtttctagcGGGACATTGCCCGGAAGTTTCTAAGACTTGGCAATTATTCTGACGCAGATCATGATACGGAAATCATACCCCCGGGCAAATATCTACatgttgttttagaaaaaatttcaagttttaactctatttggcaccttggcgattgtagttggtgcAACTACGAACTAGCTTGTTTTTAAGATGAAGTGCACTACGCTgtcacaataaaatttaattgtaattgaaaaaaattggaaaaattaagattaacgAGCCCCTCTTATTTTGGTGATTTTTCTGtctgaaaacaaagaaaatgactgagaagtgaaatttttaaaatgaccaaGTATCCCCAACAAAAtggcaatttaaataaaaagaaagtgaaCCAGGGGCCCCCACCAGGGGGGAAGTGGGCACAGGATGCGCCCACTTAAAGCTAGGGGgggaatttttacactaaataaaacgaatagtttggggGGGGGTATTTAGAATTTGCCCAAGAATGCGCCCAAGAGCTTGGGGATGCCACTGAAGTGAACGATTTTATACGCAATTAAAGCTCCAGGTTAGACTGCCTCATAAAAATGCGACCCTATTCTACActgtaagcaaaaaaaaatttttttattgatacacACTTTTAAAACCTATAAGAgagtaaaaattcattattaaaagtataaaaataatcgcCTAAAATATCATacgtaaaatattcattaaaaacagCCTAGtggcaaatattaataaatgcttaCTTCTTTTTCTTCGGCAGTTGAACttatattcaataaatcatAAAGATCCAGTTTCATTAATTCCTCCATGTTTAAACAGATGCGAAGTTTTAATCGAATTTACAAAGAAaccaaatatgtttttattctaaaaaaaaattttattttacacggCTAGAATTATTTcgcctttttataatttattgcattagGAACATTTCCTGCTTTTAATTTCTGCCCGTTAATATTCTGCCCAATAACTATAACTGAATGCAGATTTTAGcttacatataatatttttaactgttcaTAATCGAACATGGTGTATTAGTGACAAACTGTTTTAGGATGAAATtcagtgtaaattttttaaactgaatccTTGCAATTCGTTTAACATTTATGAGCTGTCTTGTGCTATTTTGAGCTAGAACAAGGACGAATTTACGAACTAAGAATTGAATTGTATATTATCAATACGCAagaagataagaaaaataaatagatttatgatattgaatgaattctaatttttactatttaaaatgccCTACGTTGTGATATCTACACAAATAAGAGTGGTATggaaactgttttttaattaattctttctaTTTTGTGAATTGGTTATggcatgttatttatttttgctgattacTATTACAACTGAAGGAAATAGTATTTACTATTAATACGGGAAATTTTCAGtattcttgattacattagcTCACTTGTAGCATTTTAAGGAGAATATTTCTTTATCGTGTCCTGTCTCACAATCGCCAAGGCACccaatgaattttaaacttgcaaatttaaaaataaataaaaaggaaaacattgaaagtaaaataaatacatgaaacgtacgtaataaaaacttaaaaccgcccacgagaaactaaaaaagaaaacatcacagaaagggaccagcTTGAAAGGTATAACTTGTAACCACACCCGGGCAACCTGCGTTTGAAGTCTAGCATTTTATCATGGAACAGTTAAACAAGGACTGATACACACTCTTGGTCTCATCACATTCTGATTAAAAGGTCACCTACCCTTTCATTGACCACTGCCAGTGATGTCTAACTTCAATGATGTTTTAGGAACCATGTTTTAAGTaaaggagggaaaaaaacaaaaatgacacCTTAGAATgactgatttttttagaaaatggatGGAACAAGTTGCTGCTAAACATTTCTGTAACTCTGACTAAAcactcttatttaaatttaaataaatttccatcTGTAACGCTGTAGTTTTGATTCCGATATCTGATGGTTGTGAACatgataatctaaaaaatttcaatgttatcATGTATAAAAAGGttctaaatttgatttcaaaaatcggTGGacataatgcaataaatttttaagactttcaAATGTCTTGAAGCTTTGAAgtctcaaatattttatcattgtcCATATTTGAGACATTGATGTTTGGTCATTGATGTTTGGTTTGCTGTAAAATATGTCTGTCCAATTCCGCAGGCAAGGTTTGAAAGAAATTCAGACAGCCCTGAGAAAATGTTtgcactaatttttaaaaagtctgaacaaaaaaactctatatttttgaaggaaatttcaaactaaaaaatttgtgCTCTGGTGTAATTTTAGGCTCTGAGAATTTTCTGGAGCCCTGGCTGGACTTAATTAACAGTTTTAACTCACTacagctatttaattttttactctatttacttattaatcTATATTCAATTTCCttaacatattcttttttttctttatctgtataataaaaatttcaaattcaaaatatttttggaattccTTTAACAAATTTACGTTGTTTTAACTACcacattaaacttttaaattaattcttgtttaaacataatttattttaaatttctttcaatatttttttatttacaggaaAGTGGCCCAACTATAGTGGGTGATGAGCAAGCAGATCCTGAgcttatgaaatatttaggtGCTGAATTGGTTGTGCAGTTAGGAAACAATTTGTAAGCTGCAATTTGTTCAGATTTTACTCacatttcaatttatctttGGTTCAGACATGTTTCAGCAAAAGAGGAACAAATCTATACAACGttatagaaaatttgatttataaaagataagatattttaagttcattaaTCAAATATATGATATAGGATtaggaaagttaaaaataacttatttaacattcaaataaattattcactgttaaaaaattatggaataaagAGATTCTACCCTGCCGAATTGAGAACTTTAATTGATGCCATATCTAATACTGCAAGGGGGAAACAGACCCAAGCATTCAGCttaagcagtttttatttatttaacaaccaaggattctaaaactttaaatatatttggaatatttttattttaaaattatttttttaataaataaatgttcggctttggcaaatattttatgtagaatcaaatatgattttaaaacaaatttaataaagaggTGTTTGGccattaaaatctaaattttctttactataagaaaattttaaaaataatttgttgaaaataacatttctttacTATAGAACAAATCTTACCTACATTTatatcaaaatgaatttaaattatgaattttgataaatatatatatttttaatgtttttttaaataagctttttttctaCTAATGTAATACATAATAGGGTTTTTTTTCTACTCCTGTAATAATACTCCATTTTTTAGGAGTATCTAATTATGAACCTGCCTAAGCATCCTAAGCAAATCTGTGTGGCCTGTGTTATTTCATATCAAACAAAGACTTAACAACAAAGactgcttaaaataattatttgctgaaatttctatttaattctacctgcataaatagcattttattcaaaatatgctttattttgtttgttttttttaaaaaaaatatgttccttATTATATATAGTAGaacaataaattatagtaaaaatgattttcataaaataggaaattaaaaccaaaaattatttcaaatatgaaacattatcctagccatttaattttgttgctttaattcatttatcatCTTTTGTAACTAAgcctatttctaaaaaataaatctaatttttttaatgcatttttttcctgaacttgtttttattctgtttaacTTCAGTGTTCATCATATCTAAAAGTATGTGacatttcaaacattattaCAGCATTGAAAGAATTAGTCAtgtttattatacttattttggagtttaaaaaaatctattgttatgtgttttagaaaatactatttaccTGTAGTTACtctctatatataaatatgatgcATTGTACATGGTCAAAGATACaacaaacacacaaaaaaaaatttattacatttcattagTGAGGTATATCAGAGAATCATGCTATCCACAGAAAATCTTGAATTATTCACTTTTCTGCATGTATCTTTTCTAGGAATATCTAGAGAAAATGTTCTAATATACTCCCTAATAGTATCAAAACACATGATGAAGgggaaaaattaagtattttgaattctttttgtGAAAGTCAGCCTGGCTAAAGTATGACCTCCACTTTATGTATGCAAAtgtatatattgatttattattttcttgattaaattatgttaatggGTAGAATCAATCCCTTATTGTTGTGTTCCTCGCATTATTGCAATGAATCAGCTAGGAGGCTGAGCGTTCAACGTACCTGACTATGAAGCAGATAGTTGCAAGTTTGGATCCCGCTCTTGGTATGGATGTTTCTCTTTGTTGTTTGAATGTGTATTACCCTATGAACAGGCATATtttgtggcgtgggtaatgttgctcgcctctgCAAAGTAGGTTCATAGGTGCCCACTGTTTAGCATTAATTGAGAAACAGTTCTGGAATCGTCAGAAGCGAAGAACaaaaagttcagtgcctgccgttataaaaaaaatctattgtattgatatattttgctttggtaatattaatacaataaaagaaCGCACTCATTTTTGCAGATATAAGTGTGTTGAGAAAGAGGTTATATCTTTTCGTAGttaatttgtctttatttttatataaattttaaattctttttttagttattattttatttgtgcatACATGTAGATTATgtgtgactatttttttttctcttgtagCCAGGAATATCGATCTGCTGATCCACCAAGagttattttagacaaactggAGCTTAGAGGTTACAGAGTAGTTGCTATGGCAGGTATTGGCCAGACATGTATTTGGACTCTGAACAAGCCCCCTGAGTTTGCTTAATAATATACATGATTTGAATATTGTGTAAACCTATACTCTAGACAAGGAAAAATAAGGGCTAATAATGATAATCAAACCGTATTTCTAGATGCATAACTATAGATGTAGAGAAAATGTTTTCTATAGGATACACTAGTGTATTATTGTACTATTGCAAATGTATaacataatttatgtatttgtttttattactttattgttaGTTAATCGATTaactagttttataatatgcttaCGGatagaaaatgataatttaaaacgtATGTagaattctttattaatttattttaagcttatttacTGACATATACATATCTCTATAggattaaattccatttttttaacacaagtacatatttttagtttgtaattttaaattgctgagAATACTAATCTTTTGAGAGTTTTTGTTAGAAAGTATTTTATACgtgatatttaaaagtatttttatccaGAGTAACCAGTTAgagtagttattttattatcattattattttgtaaaatttactaattatgtattaaaatttacatagtaCTGGTGAATATGATGCTCAAAGGATCTTCactaaaattatatgatttattatttaattcaaaataatttttaaattaaaattgccaactactttttaaaagtttgaattctCTTTATCTACAGAAGAGGTTCCCAAATAGTGTTCCATGGAACCATAGGATTCTGTGGAAAAGTCACTGCGGTTCCaacaattaagaatttatttcatcaattttgatttttgaaacctataattaaattaaaattgccaATTAATAGACCTGTAATTAggttaaaattgctattttaacctaataattcattatttatttaatatttctgttatttttatgtaattatttaattgaagtacttgtaaagaaagaaatttccaaacaatatttttaacaaaaataacaaaattctattattattttgcatcgaGTTAAAATAgccaaatttaagaataaaggagtatatttttctgataaccattctcaatgtttattttcttccttttttgtttttatttgatggAAATCATatcattaatcttttttcttcttcttatcaataaatgaatattcTTCATCAATGAATATTCttcttatcaataaattaaaataaataattattttttaagaaaatgggtTTTACTTTTTCAACCTTAGATTTTAATGATTGTTAGTTGAGGAAAGTGTAAAACACTTTGTTTCTCATTCTGTTAATAGGTAttcttctaaattataattttaaaaaattaacactatttaataaatgtctaattaacaataaatgagatttaagtaatattcagtattatttatagtatgttttaataaatgggATTGgtggatatttaattttatgaatatttaattttataatcagtaCAAATTTTAACCAATGATTCTTACTTTGGGCAGATGTAACAAGATTTGTTTCTTACTTTTCTTATGaacattcttaaatttgttttaagtagttgtttaaagaaattttggttGTGACAATTTagactttaattattgttagtatatataataatataaaatgttcattttaaaaatgttcaatgaaatatttttactatcttATTGATTAAAGAtttagtcataaaataaatagttttcatgaataatggaaaacaaattatttaattttatcattttattttttaatgtatcaaaacttgcatatttaatttacaattcgGTTTCAGTAACAATagcaaatgttttgtttttagaattgtttatagatatatatatgtaatactctgagatttatattttttata
The nucleotide sequence above comes from Parasteatoda tepidariorum isolate YZ-2023 chromosome 6, CAS_Ptep_4.0, whole genome shotgun sequence. Encoded proteins:
- the LOC107455335 gene encoding GTP cyclohydrolase 1 feedback regulatory protein; translation: MPYVVISTQIRVESGPTIVGDEQADPELMKYLGAELVVQLGNNFQEYRSADPPRVILDKLELRGYRVVAMAGIGQTCIWTLNKPPEFA